One stretch of Arachis hypogaea cultivar Tifrunner chromosome 20, arahy.Tifrunner.gnm2.J5K5, whole genome shotgun sequence DNA includes these proteins:
- the LOC112784233 gene encoding uncharacterized protein: MALDSSTAKEHQIREGNVNGNVPVGCSCLKLLKAGVDDLNRQLPLEVPPIRVEETSHAARLHGSHGQDVYSISMLHEEGETANYASPLAFLSILQVPDQAKSSACLDVDLNCQDCFDFQMKGDEYSECVIDIPSVNGNSVSPESHEEGVETFKTGNSPTSVLWRESSLKSGGKQLQSLMSFNSRDKPVSEKLHDLPSNRWRRYKRAASFDSRKVALLFSILSSFGTLILIYLTLRVRQKAEGFLS; encoded by the exons ATGGCTCTCGATTCGTCAACCGCG AAAGAGCATCAAATTCGAGAAGGGAATGTGAATGGGAATGTACCTGTGGGTTGTTCTTGTTTGAAGTTACTCAAAGCAGGTGTTGATGACCTTAATCGTCAGCTTCCTCTGG aGGTTCCGCCGATTCGGGTTGAAGAGACTTCACATGCAGCCAGATTGCACGGTTCACAT GGTCAAGATGTTTACAGCATTTCAATGTTGCATGAGGAAGGTGAAACTGCAAATTATGCTTCGCCGCTAGCTTTCTTAAGCATCCTACAGGTTCCTGATCAAGCTAAAAGCTCGGCTTGTTTAGATGTTGACCTAAATTGCCAAGACTGCTTTGATTTTCAAATGAAAGGCGATGAGTATTCTGAGTGCGTAATTGATATACCTAGTGTGAATGGAAACTCAGTTTCACCCGAATCCCATGAAGAGGGTGTTGAAACTTTTAAAACCGGGAACTCCCCAACT AGTGTACTGTGGAGAGAATCAAGTTTGAAATCAGGTGGAAAGCAACTGCAAAGTCTGATGAGCTTCAATTCAAGAG ATAAACCAGTCAGTGAGAAGTTACATGATTTACCAAGTAACAGATGGAGAAGATATAAGCGTGCAGCTTCGTTTGATTCCAGAAAAGTTGCTCTTCTGTTTTCAATATT GTCAAGCTTTGGAACATTGATTTTGATATATCTGACGTTGAGGGTTAGGCAAAAGGCTGAAGGCTTTCTTAGTTGA
- the LOC112784234 gene encoding ras-related protein RABH1e: MATVSPLAKYKLVFLGDQSVGKTSIITRFMYDKFDTTYQATIGIDFLSKTMYLEDRTVRLQLWDTAGQERFRSLIPSYIRDSSVAVIVYDVANRQSFLNTNKWVEEVRQERGSDVIIVLVGNKTDLVDKRQVSIEEGDAKSRESGIMFIETSAKAGFNIKPLFRKIAAALPGMDSMSSTKQEDMVDVNLKPTVNSSQSDQQGGGCAC, from the exons atggcgacgGTGTCACCTCTCGCCAAGTATAAGCTCGTTTTCTTAGGCGATCAATCGGTTGGAAAAACCAGTATCATCACACGTTTCATGTATGACAAATTCGACACTACCTATCAG GCTACTATTGGCATTGACTTCTTGTCGAAAACAATGTACCTTGAAGATCGAACGGTTCGTTTACAGCTTTG GGATACTGCAGGGCAAGAAAGATTTAGAAGTCTAATTCCAAGCTACATAAGAGATTCTTCTGTTGCAGTTATTGTATATGATGTAGCCA ACCGGCAATCATTTCTGAACACTAACAAGTGGGTTGAGGAGGTACGTCAAGAACGAGGCAGTGATGTTATTATTGTCTTGGTTGGAAACAAAACTGATCTTGTTGATAAAAG ACAAGTTTCTATAGAGGAAGGAGACGCCAAGTCTCGTGAGAGTGGAATCATGTTTATAGAAACCAGTGCTAAAGCAGGCTTCAATATCAAG CCTTTGTTTCGAAAGATTGCTGCAGCATTGCCGGGGATGGATAGTATGTCTTCTACAAAACAAGAAGACATGGTTGACGTAAATTTGAAACCTACTGTGAATTCATCGCAGTCAGATCAACAAGGAGGAGGTTGTGCGTGCTAA
- the LOC112784232 gene encoding ABC transporter D family member 1 isoform X5, with protein sequence MREEAHIQQKFKTLVRHLSSVLHDHWWFGMIQDFLLKYFGATVAVILIIEPFFSGHLRSDSSTLGHAEMLSNLRYHTSVIVSLFQSLGTLFISARRLNRLSGYADRIHELMAVSRELSLENGKSSLQRRGSRSFISEANYIEFSGVKARESDSLRKFPSKSCPLRYGTTKIQEDALTLFQAALCEFLGFCNSKTHGNENNNWGVTSLSVSTSKIVPIPSGTHSIVKYFGGQVPSSSSFNQLLGNAFDEAVPGNAFSQFS encoded by the exons ATGAGAGAAGAAGCCCATATTCAACAGAAGTTTAAGACCTTGGTTAGGCATTTGAGTAGTGTCCTACATGACCATTGGTGGTTTGGCATGATTCAGGACTTTTTATTGAAGTACTTTGGTGCTACAGTTGCTGTTATTCTGATAATTGAGCCTTTCTTTTCTGGCCATCTAAGGTCTGACAGTTCAACTTTAGGGCATGCAGAGATGCTAAGCAATCTAAGATATCATACTAGTGTTATTGTTTCCCTATTTCAGTCACTGGGAACTCTTTTTATTAGTGCAAGACGGCTCAATCGACTCAG TGGTTATGCTGATCGCATTCATGAGTTAATGGCTGTATCAAGGGAGCTAAGCCTGGAGAATGGGAAATCTTCACTCCAAAGACGAGGAAGTAGAAGTTTCATAAGTGAAGCTAACTACATTGAATTCTCTGGTGTCAAGGCAA GAGAATCAGATTCACTTAGAAAGTTCCCTTCTAAATCTTGTCCTTTAAGATACGGAACTACAAAGATTCAAGAAGATGCCCTCACTCTGTTTCAAGCTGCATTATGTGAATTTTTGGGCTTTTGCAACTCTAAGACTCATGGGAATGAAAATAACAACTGGGGAGTTACATCACTGTCTGTTTCTACTAGTAAGATTGTCCCCATACCATCT GGGACACATTCCATTGTAAAATATTTTGGTGGGCAAGTTCCATCTAGCTCATCATTTAATCAACTACTAGGCAATGCATTTGATGAAGCTGTACCAGGCAATGCATTTAGTCAGTTTTCTTAA
- the LOC112784232 gene encoding ABC transporter D family member 1 isoform X3 has product MREEAHIQQKFKTLVRHLSSVLHDHWWFGMIQDFLLKYFGATVAVILIIEPFFSGHLRSDSSTLGHAEMLSNLRYHTSVIVSLFQSLGTLFISARRLNRLSGYADRIHELMAVSRELSLENGKSSLQRRGSRSFISEANYIEFSGVKARESDSLRKFPSKSCPLRYGTTKIQEDALTLFQAALCEFLGFCNSKTHGNENNNWGVTSLSVSTSKIVPIPSVGIEMQRKATLPSRDAKSGNANSMSYIGWTLPGQALQRHLWC; this is encoded by the exons ATGAGAGAAGAAGCCCATATTCAACAGAAGTTTAAGACCTTGGTTAGGCATTTGAGTAGTGTCCTACATGACCATTGGTGGTTTGGCATGATTCAGGACTTTTTATTGAAGTACTTTGGTGCTACAGTTGCTGTTATTCTGATAATTGAGCCTTTCTTTTCTGGCCATCTAAGGTCTGACAGTTCAACTTTAGGGCATGCAGAGATGCTAAGCAATCTAAGATATCATACTAGTGTTATTGTTTCCCTATTTCAGTCACTGGGAACTCTTTTTATTAGTGCAAGACGGCTCAATCGACTCAG TGGTTATGCTGATCGCATTCATGAGTTAATGGCTGTATCAAGGGAGCTAAGCCTGGAGAATGGGAAATCTTCACTCCAAAGACGAGGAAGTAGAAGTTTCATAAGTGAAGCTAACTACATTGAATTCTCTGGTGTCAAGGCAA GAGAATCAGATTCACTTAGAAAGTTCCCTTCTAAATCTTGTCCTTTAAGATACGGAACTACAAAGATTCAAGAAGATGCCCTCACTCTGTTTCAAGCTGCATTATGTGAATTTTTGGGCTTTTGCAACTCTAAGACTCATGGGAATGAAAATAACAACTGGGGAGTTACATCACTGTCTGTTTCTACTAGTAAGATTGTCCCCATACCATCT GTTGGAATTGAAATGCAGAGAAAAGCAACATTGCCGTCCAGGGACGCAAAAAGCGGCAATGCGAACAGCATGA GTTATATTGGGTGGACTTTGCCTGGCCAGGCTCTACAACGGCATTTGTGGTGCTGA
- the LOC112784232 gene encoding ABC transporter D family member 1 isoform X4: MREEAHIQQKFKTLVRHLSSVLHDHWWFGMIQDFLLKYFGATVAVILIIEPFFSGHLRSDSSTLGHAEMLSNLRYHTSVIVSLFQSLGTLFISARRLNRLSGYADRIHELMAVSRELSLENGKSSLQRRGSRSFISEANYIEFSGVKKGESDSLRKFPSKSCPLRYGTTKIQEDALTLFQAALCEFLGFCNSKTHGNENNNWGVTSLSVSTSKIVPIPSVGIEMQRKATLPSRDAKSGNANSMSYIGWTLPGQALQRHLWC; the protein is encoded by the exons ATGAGAGAAGAAGCCCATATTCAACAGAAGTTTAAGACCTTGGTTAGGCATTTGAGTAGTGTCCTACATGACCATTGGTGGTTTGGCATGATTCAGGACTTTTTATTGAAGTACTTTGGTGCTACAGTTGCTGTTATTCTGATAATTGAGCCTTTCTTTTCTGGCCATCTAAGGTCTGACAGTTCAACTTTAGGGCATGCAGAGATGCTAAGCAATCTAAGATATCATACTAGTGTTATTGTTTCCCTATTTCAGTCACTGGGAACTCTTTTTATTAGTGCAAGACGGCTCAATCGACTCAG TGGTTATGCTGATCGCATTCATGAGTTAATGGCTGTATCAAGGGAGCTAAGCCTGGAGAATGGGAAATCTTCACTCCAAAGACGAGGAAGTAGAAGTTTCATAAGTGAAGCTAACTACATTGAATTCTCTGGTGTCAAG AAAGGAGAATCAGATTCACTTAGAAAGTTCCCTTCTAAATCTTGTCCTTTAAGATACGGAACTACAAAGATTCAAGAAGATGCCCTCACTCTGTTTCAAGCTGCATTATGTGAATTTTTGGGCTTTTGCAACTCTAAGACTCATGGGAATGAAAATAACAACTGGGGAGTTACATCACTGTCTGTTTCTACTAGTAAGATTGTCCCCATACCATCT GTTGGAATTGAAATGCAGAGAAAAGCAACATTGCCGTCCAGGGACGCAAAAAGCGGCAATGCGAACAGCATGA GTTATATTGGGTGGACTTTGCCTGGCCAGGCTCTACAACGGCATTTGTGGTGCTGA
- the LOC112784232 gene encoding ABC transporter D family member 1 isoform X7 → MREEAHIQQKFKTLVRHLSSVLHDHWWFGMIQDFLLKYFGATVAVILIIEPFFSGHLRSDSSTLGHAEMLSNLRYHTSVIVSLFQSLGTLFISARRLNRLSGYADRIHELMAVSRELSLENGKSSLQRRGSRSFISEANYIEFSGVKARESDSLRKFPSKSCPLRYGTTKIQEDALTLFQAALCEFLGFCNSKTHGNENNNWGVTSLSVSTSKIVPIPSVGIEMQRKATLPSRDAKSGNANSMRTRYRNLCKHVGFIE, encoded by the exons ATGAGAGAAGAAGCCCATATTCAACAGAAGTTTAAGACCTTGGTTAGGCATTTGAGTAGTGTCCTACATGACCATTGGTGGTTTGGCATGATTCAGGACTTTTTATTGAAGTACTTTGGTGCTACAGTTGCTGTTATTCTGATAATTGAGCCTTTCTTTTCTGGCCATCTAAGGTCTGACAGTTCAACTTTAGGGCATGCAGAGATGCTAAGCAATCTAAGATATCATACTAGTGTTATTGTTTCCCTATTTCAGTCACTGGGAACTCTTTTTATTAGTGCAAGACGGCTCAATCGACTCAG TGGTTATGCTGATCGCATTCATGAGTTAATGGCTGTATCAAGGGAGCTAAGCCTGGAGAATGGGAAATCTTCACTCCAAAGACGAGGAAGTAGAAGTTTCATAAGTGAAGCTAACTACATTGAATTCTCTGGTGTCAAGGCAA GAGAATCAGATTCACTTAGAAAGTTCCCTTCTAAATCTTGTCCTTTAAGATACGGAACTACAAAGATTCAAGAAGATGCCCTCACTCTGTTTCAAGCTGCATTATGTGAATTTTTGGGCTTTTGCAACTCTAAGACTCATGGGAATGAAAATAACAACTGGGGAGTTACATCACTGTCTGTTTCTACTAGTAAGATTGTCCCCATACCATCT GTTGGAATTGAAATGCAGAGAAAAGCAACATTGCCGTCCAGGGACGCAAAAAGCGGCAATGCGAACAGCATGA GAACCAGATACAGAAATTTATGCAAGCATGTTGGATTCATTGAATGA
- the LOC112784232 gene encoding ABC transporter D family member 1 isoform X8: MREEAHIQQKFKTLVRHLSSVLHDHWWFGMIQDFLLKYFGATVAVILIIEPFFSGHLRSDSSTLGHAEMLSNLRYHTSVIVSLFQSLGTLFISARRLNRLSGYADRIHELMAVSRELSLENGKSSLQRRGSRSFISEANYIEFSGVKKGESDSLRKFPSKSCPLRYGTTKIQEDALTLFQAALCEFLGFCNSKTHGNENNNWGVTSLSVSTSKIVPIPSVGIEMQRKATLPSRDAKSGNANSMRTRYRNLCKHVGFIE; this comes from the exons ATGAGAGAAGAAGCCCATATTCAACAGAAGTTTAAGACCTTGGTTAGGCATTTGAGTAGTGTCCTACATGACCATTGGTGGTTTGGCATGATTCAGGACTTTTTATTGAAGTACTTTGGTGCTACAGTTGCTGTTATTCTGATAATTGAGCCTTTCTTTTCTGGCCATCTAAGGTCTGACAGTTCAACTTTAGGGCATGCAGAGATGCTAAGCAATCTAAGATATCATACTAGTGTTATTGTTTCCCTATTTCAGTCACTGGGAACTCTTTTTATTAGTGCAAGACGGCTCAATCGACTCAG TGGTTATGCTGATCGCATTCATGAGTTAATGGCTGTATCAAGGGAGCTAAGCCTGGAGAATGGGAAATCTTCACTCCAAAGACGAGGAAGTAGAAGTTTCATAAGTGAAGCTAACTACATTGAATTCTCTGGTGTCAAG AAAGGAGAATCAGATTCACTTAGAAAGTTCCCTTCTAAATCTTGTCCTTTAAGATACGGAACTACAAAGATTCAAGAAGATGCCCTCACTCTGTTTCAAGCTGCATTATGTGAATTTTTGGGCTTTTGCAACTCTAAGACTCATGGGAATGAAAATAACAACTGGGGAGTTACATCACTGTCTGTTTCTACTAGTAAGATTGTCCCCATACCATCT GTTGGAATTGAAATGCAGAGAAAAGCAACATTGCCGTCCAGGGACGCAAAAAGCGGCAATGCGAACAGCATGA GAACCAGATACAGAAATTTATGCAAGCATGTTGGATTCATTGAATGA
- the LOC112784232 gene encoding ABC transporter D family member 1 isoform X9: protein MREEAHIQQKFKTLVRHLSSVLHDHWWFGMIQDFLLKYFGATVAVILIIEPFFSGHLRSDSSTLGHAEMLSNLRYHTSVIVSLFQSLGTLFISARRLNRLSGYADRIHELMAVSRELSLENGKSSLQRRGSRSFISEANYIEFSGVKARESDSLRKFPSKSCPLRYGTTKIQEDALTLFQAALCEFLGFCNSKTHGNENNNWGVTSLSVSTRDTFHCKIFWWASSI, encoded by the exons ATGAGAGAAGAAGCCCATATTCAACAGAAGTTTAAGACCTTGGTTAGGCATTTGAGTAGTGTCCTACATGACCATTGGTGGTTTGGCATGATTCAGGACTTTTTATTGAAGTACTTTGGTGCTACAGTTGCTGTTATTCTGATAATTGAGCCTTTCTTTTCTGGCCATCTAAGGTCTGACAGTTCAACTTTAGGGCATGCAGAGATGCTAAGCAATCTAAGATATCATACTAGTGTTATTGTTTCCCTATTTCAGTCACTGGGAACTCTTTTTATTAGTGCAAGACGGCTCAATCGACTCAG TGGTTATGCTGATCGCATTCATGAGTTAATGGCTGTATCAAGGGAGCTAAGCCTGGAGAATGGGAAATCTTCACTCCAAAGACGAGGAAGTAGAAGTTTCATAAGTGAAGCTAACTACATTGAATTCTCTGGTGTCAAGGCAA GAGAATCAGATTCACTTAGAAAGTTCCCTTCTAAATCTTGTCCTTTAAGATACGGAACTACAAAGATTCAAGAAGATGCCCTCACTCTGTTTCAAGCTGCATTATGTGAATTTTTGGGCTTTTGCAACTCTAAGACTCATGGGAATGAAAATAACAACTGGGGAGTTACATCACTGTCTGTTTCTACTA GGGACACATTCCATTGTAAAATATTTTGGTGGGCAAGTTCCATCTAG
- the LOC112784232 gene encoding ABC transporter D family member 1 isoform X2, whose product MREEAHIQQKFKTLVRHLSSVLHDHWWFGMIQDFLLKYFGATVAVILIIEPFFSGHLRSDSSTLGHAEMLSNLRYHTSVIVSLFQSLGTLFISARRLNRLSGYADRIHELMAVSRELSLENGKSSLQRRGSRSFISEANYIEFSGVKKGESDSLRKFPSKSCPLRYGTTKIQEDALTLFQAALCEFLGFCNSKTHGNENNNWGVTSLSVSTSKIVPIPSVGIEMQRKATLPSRDAKSGNANSMSSTTAFVVLKFSLFCLLAGTRYRNLCKHVGFIE is encoded by the exons ATGAGAGAAGAAGCCCATATTCAACAGAAGTTTAAGACCTTGGTTAGGCATTTGAGTAGTGTCCTACATGACCATTGGTGGTTTGGCATGATTCAGGACTTTTTATTGAAGTACTTTGGTGCTACAGTTGCTGTTATTCTGATAATTGAGCCTTTCTTTTCTGGCCATCTAAGGTCTGACAGTTCAACTTTAGGGCATGCAGAGATGCTAAGCAATCTAAGATATCATACTAGTGTTATTGTTTCCCTATTTCAGTCACTGGGAACTCTTTTTATTAGTGCAAGACGGCTCAATCGACTCAG TGGTTATGCTGATCGCATTCATGAGTTAATGGCTGTATCAAGGGAGCTAAGCCTGGAGAATGGGAAATCTTCACTCCAAAGACGAGGAAGTAGAAGTTTCATAAGTGAAGCTAACTACATTGAATTCTCTGGTGTCAAG AAAGGAGAATCAGATTCACTTAGAAAGTTCCCTTCTAAATCTTGTCCTTTAAGATACGGAACTACAAAGATTCAAGAAGATGCCCTCACTCTGTTTCAAGCTGCATTATGTGAATTTTTGGGCTTTTGCAACTCTAAGACTCATGGGAATGAAAATAACAACTGGGGAGTTACATCACTGTCTGTTTCTACTAGTAAGATTGTCCCCATACCATCT GTTGGAATTGAAATGCAGAGAAAAGCAACATTGCCGTCCAGGGACGCAAAAAGCGGCAATGCGAACAGCATGA GCTCTACAACGGCATTTGTGGTGCTGAAGTTCTCCCTCTTCTGTTTGCTTGCAGGAACCAGATACAGAAATTTATGCAAGCATGTTGGATTCATTGAATGA
- the LOC112784232 gene encoding ABC transporter D family member 1 isoform X1, with protein sequence MREEAHIQQKFKTLVRHLSSVLHDHWWFGMIQDFLLKYFGATVAVILIIEPFFSGHLRSDSSTLGHAEMLSNLRYHTSVIVSLFQSLGTLFISARRLNRLSGYADRIHELMAVSRELSLENGKSSLQRRGSRSFISEANYIEFSGVKARESDSLRKFPSKSCPLRYGTTKIQEDALTLFQAALCEFLGFCNSKTHGNENNNWGVTSLSVSTSKIVPIPSVGIEMQRKATLPSRDAKSGNANSMSSTTAFVVLKFSLFCLLAGTRYRNLCKHVGFIE encoded by the exons ATGAGAGAAGAAGCCCATATTCAACAGAAGTTTAAGACCTTGGTTAGGCATTTGAGTAGTGTCCTACATGACCATTGGTGGTTTGGCATGATTCAGGACTTTTTATTGAAGTACTTTGGTGCTACAGTTGCTGTTATTCTGATAATTGAGCCTTTCTTTTCTGGCCATCTAAGGTCTGACAGTTCAACTTTAGGGCATGCAGAGATGCTAAGCAATCTAAGATATCATACTAGTGTTATTGTTTCCCTATTTCAGTCACTGGGAACTCTTTTTATTAGTGCAAGACGGCTCAATCGACTCAG TGGTTATGCTGATCGCATTCATGAGTTAATGGCTGTATCAAGGGAGCTAAGCCTGGAGAATGGGAAATCTTCACTCCAAAGACGAGGAAGTAGAAGTTTCATAAGTGAAGCTAACTACATTGAATTCTCTGGTGTCAAGGCAA GAGAATCAGATTCACTTAGAAAGTTCCCTTCTAAATCTTGTCCTTTAAGATACGGAACTACAAAGATTCAAGAAGATGCCCTCACTCTGTTTCAAGCTGCATTATGTGAATTTTTGGGCTTTTGCAACTCTAAGACTCATGGGAATGAAAATAACAACTGGGGAGTTACATCACTGTCTGTTTCTACTAGTAAGATTGTCCCCATACCATCT GTTGGAATTGAAATGCAGAGAAAAGCAACATTGCCGTCCAGGGACGCAAAAAGCGGCAATGCGAACAGCATGA GCTCTACAACGGCATTTGTGGTGCTGAAGTTCTCCCTCTTCTGTTTGCTTGCAGGAACCAGATACAGAAATTTATGCAAGCATGTTGGATTCATTGAATGA
- the LOC112784232 gene encoding ABC transporter D family member 1 isoform X6, whose amino-acid sequence MREEAHIQQKFKTLVRHLSSVLHDHWWFGMIQDFLLKYFGATVAVILIIEPFFSGHLRSDSSTLGHAEMLSNLRYHTSVIVSLFQSLGTLFISARRLNRLSGYADRIHELMAVSRELSLENGKSSLQRRGSRSFISEANYIEFSGVKKGESDSLRKFPSKSCPLRYGTTKIQEDALTLFQAALCEFLGFCNSKTHGNENNNWGVTSLSVSTSKIVPIPSGTHSIVKYFGGQVPSSSSFNQLLGNAFDEAVPGNAFSQFS is encoded by the exons ATGAGAGAAGAAGCCCATATTCAACAGAAGTTTAAGACCTTGGTTAGGCATTTGAGTAGTGTCCTACATGACCATTGGTGGTTTGGCATGATTCAGGACTTTTTATTGAAGTACTTTGGTGCTACAGTTGCTGTTATTCTGATAATTGAGCCTTTCTTTTCTGGCCATCTAAGGTCTGACAGTTCAACTTTAGGGCATGCAGAGATGCTAAGCAATCTAAGATATCATACTAGTGTTATTGTTTCCCTATTTCAGTCACTGGGAACTCTTTTTATTAGTGCAAGACGGCTCAATCGACTCAG TGGTTATGCTGATCGCATTCATGAGTTAATGGCTGTATCAAGGGAGCTAAGCCTGGAGAATGGGAAATCTTCACTCCAAAGACGAGGAAGTAGAAGTTTCATAAGTGAAGCTAACTACATTGAATTCTCTGGTGTCAAG AAAGGAGAATCAGATTCACTTAGAAAGTTCCCTTCTAAATCTTGTCCTTTAAGATACGGAACTACAAAGATTCAAGAAGATGCCCTCACTCTGTTTCAAGCTGCATTATGTGAATTTTTGGGCTTTTGCAACTCTAAGACTCATGGGAATGAAAATAACAACTGGGGAGTTACATCACTGTCTGTTTCTACTAGTAAGATTGTCCCCATACCATCT GGGACACATTCCATTGTAAAATATTTTGGTGGGCAAGTTCCATCTAGCTCATCATTTAATCAACTACTAGGCAATGCATTTGATGAAGCTGTACCAGGCAATGCATTTAGTCAGTTTTCTTAA